A portion of the Sphingobacterium spiritivorum genome contains these proteins:
- a CDS encoding DEAD/DEAH box helicase, whose translation MKDPIGSFETIKENFIRYIKTAFRTKFEGIEKERYDLLNYDRVLYRKPWIEPLPDYVSSGKKINDLTLEDLGNALSDAEVKLFKGLVNTGLVGDFPLHLHQAEMLKQTLLGNNCIITSGTGSGKTESFLLPLFAQLSKELSNWQAPNPKSTSINNWWCDNGGLSAREIVNTSNFTLSNAVRQRNHETRKAGVRALILYPMNALVEDQMSRLRKALDSDDTRNWLSENTDGNAIYFGRYNGSSPVAGEMKKVKDDGAFAINTRKVNQLKEQLQQIETDSNRVAEYIQKTGKIGSEAKDLKSFFQRLDGAEMRSRFDMQVAPPDIMITNYSMLSIMLMRDIDKGIFDETKQWLEESENNIFHLIIDELHLYRGTQGTEVAYLLKLVLNRLGLNPNHPQLRILASSASLEAKEETKEGKESKQFLKDFFGTEKPFKIIEGKNNKITAFPENGRKLPVNPFKEIAKKFSEVKGNIADENFISTCEATATQLATTFNLSQDGDGISKLLSVITNPNFQLKERLFSPCQDYKAVCSIQANGDDLNGKYFAETIFENTTNKEDLENALRGLLIARAMLDEPEFKIIVDKILDDRKLPRFRFHYFFRNIEGIWASVKPDDVDEIYSDGERTVGKLYSNTRINSENGNRILELLYCDNCGTTLFGGSRLVTRNESGNNSFELLPISPNIEGIPEKTPAKLVEKRGYQEYAVFWACGNQEFIQHDAEPGIPQNYWRQPTLNGFNQGDFEAKWIPASLNCISGDIDNSHNKADEKPEQWIKGYYFIITNNSNRDIAFPDANGNISTIETHKALPSVCPGCGVNHQKRRQDWNKSKTSTIRGFRTGFAKTTQMFAKELMYQLPSNEEERKLVVFSDSREDAAQVANGIERNHFTDLMREILVNELHSSLMLRFQILCAFDNGDTAKQEELKQQSQTTFDEIEYLVDNSSYNGSNTNKLREKQEAEAKLNEVRLLTLNVRSLVDITNSINLAPLVKRFVELGINPGGNDISLQTRVLNNNFVPWFDLIDFTDFQWANGADQSYINDLKEGSFDGLASMFFGSLFYSFESSALGYVCINPELEVVADQARAVALAKDEFFQIVNSTIRILGDKYKHNKVEDASPFNFTQYNDFPGQVKKYIRAVANRFSKQENEIGTAVFNTLSTSSVLRGDTGIQIENLFIKIAQATDKVWTSTRGNRPHLHFSGGICTHSVTALQTPHSKICDDIWKENYLSYNAIKQQRPPIRLHCEELTGQTDDQFERQRHFRNIILPDEGNRQVKAIDLLSVTTTLEVGVDIGALQAVMLGNMPPQRFNYQQRVGRAGRRGQAYSVILTFCRGRSHDEFYFANPQKITGDAPPTPFLTMGQERIFKRLLAKEILRRAYVEKDIDVSSDEKSSVHGEFGSTDSWDTYKTEIIDWINNNKVAIGSTVDALLTEQLKEKREEFINWVVDTTTPNGLIGKAQSIRNNEEIATNDISEKFAEGGILPMFGMPTTVKNLYHGINRKLEPLSIDRAQAMAIYEFAPGAQKTKDKAIHQVIGFTSDFINTRRNGNQIVTNVETNNLLPFSLNRWFVRCRSCGFFETYSEERKVELENQNQFDVCPNCGEDNPNKYQRPFMLKSPRGYRTNLSVGSDTKDDSEFLLSRPPIFAEKIGSANTEKINNASISISDNDVTWRVNTNSDKFFTGKLYNTNNKFPFNQNGFWFNNQWLLNDLAVPTNDSNGYSMFVQQNATSTDEQIALASNKNTEIFRIAPSIIPLELDLNMFFSETDLPHVKAQSNGVRSGYYSAAFLLQRILADRLDVDPTEIEIADISMKVLEDGTNRRIAEIILTDELPNGSGFVRFLYNDFQNILSEAMEPSNMNSYLGKIHSQIHQTKCDDACYDCLKVYRNMNYHSLLDWRLGLSMLRVMNDSTFVCGADGNFNFVELQDWLAFAKELRNGFAQSFGFSHTAEIKGLPTIKFGKNQKHIIMIVHPFWDLRNIREANWLAETKAEIDEYVAQSGGCISIIDTFNLHRRPGWCYERLVIR comes from the coding sequence ATGAAAGACCCAATAGGTTCGTTTGAAACCATAAAAGAGAATTTTATTCGTTATATAAAAACTGCGTTCAGAACAAAGTTTGAAGGCATTGAAAAGGAGCGTTATGACTTATTGAACTACGACAGAGTACTTTATCGTAAGCCTTGGATTGAGCCTTTGCCCGATTATGTCTCAAGTGGAAAAAAGATAAATGATTTAACACTTGAAGATTTAGGAAATGCGTTGAGTGATGCAGAAGTCAAACTATTTAAAGGGCTTGTAAATACGGGACTTGTTGGGGATTTCCCTTTACATTTGCATCAAGCAGAAATGTTGAAACAAACCTTGCTTGGAAATAATTGCATTATTACTTCCGGTACAGGTTCGGGAAAAACGGAATCATTCTTACTGCCACTATTCGCCCAGCTTTCAAAAGAACTTTCCAATTGGCAAGCCCCAAACCCAAAATCCACAAGTATAAATAATTGGTGGTGTGATAATGGTGGACTTTCTGCAAGGGAAATTGTCAACACTTCGAACTTCACTTTAAGCAATGCGGTAAGGCAACGCAACCACGAAACAAGAAAAGCTGGAGTAAGAGCATTGATACTCTACCCAATGAACGCTTTGGTAGAAGACCAAATGAGTCGTTTGCGAAAAGCATTGGATTCAGACGACACAAGAAATTGGTTAAGTGAAAATACTGATGGCAACGCAATTTATTTTGGAAGATATAACGGGAGTTCGCCTGTTGCCGGAGAAATGAAAAAAGTAAAAGATGACGGGGCTTTTGCAATAAACACAAGGAAAGTAAATCAACTTAAAGAACAGTTACAACAGATAGAAACAGATTCAAACCGTGTAGCAGAATACATTCAAAAAACGGGAAAAATAGGAAGCGAGGCCAAGGATTTGAAATCATTTTTCCAACGTTTAGATGGTGCAGAAATGAGAAGCCGATTTGATATGCAAGTCGCACCGCCCGACATTATGATTACCAACTATTCAATGTTGAGCATAATGTTAATGCGTGATATTGACAAAGGAATCTTTGACGAAACAAAACAATGGTTAGAAGAAAGTGAAAACAACATTTTTCACTTAATCATTGACGAGTTGCATTTATACAGAGGAACGCAAGGAACAGAAGTTGCGTATTTGCTCAAACTTGTTCTTAATCGATTAGGTTTAAATCCTAATCACCCACAATTACGCATTCTTGCTTCCAGTGCTTCGTTGGAAGCAAAAGAAGAAACAAAAGAAGGAAAAGAAAGTAAACAATTTCTGAAAGACTTTTTTGGAACAGAAAAACCGTTCAAAATCATTGAAGGAAAAAATAATAAAATTACAGCGTTTCCCGAAAACGGAAGAAAACTTCCAGTAAATCCTTTCAAAGAAATTGCGAAAAAGTTTTCAGAAGTAAAAGGAAATATAGCTGACGAAAATTTTATTTCAACTTGCGAAGCAACAGCAACGCAACTTGCAACAACTTTCAATTTATCACAAGACGGAGATGGAATTTCAAAATTACTATCGGTAATTACTAATCCAAACTTTCAATTGAAAGAACGTTTGTTTTCGCCTTGTCAGGATTACAAAGCTGTTTGCTCAATACAAGCAAATGGCGATGATTTAAACGGAAAATATTTTGCTGAAACAATTTTTGAAAACACAACTAACAAAGAAGATTTAGAAAACGCTTTGCGTGGTTTATTGATTGCAAGAGCAATGTTAGACGAACCAGAATTCAAAATTATTGTAGATAAAATTCTTGATGACAGAAAGTTGCCTCGTTTCAGATTTCACTATTTCTTTAGAAACATTGAAGGCATTTGGGCTTCTGTAAAACCCGATGACGTTGATGAAATATATTCTGATGGAGAACGTACAGTTGGAAAACTTTATTCTAATACACGAATAAATTCAGAAAACGGAAATCGTATTTTGGAGCTACTCTATTGCGATAATTGCGGAACAACGTTGTTTGGAGGAAGTCGATTAGTAACAAGAAATGAATCAGGAAATAATTCTTTTGAATTACTTCCAATCAGCCCCAATATTGAAGGCATTCCGGAAAAAACACCTGCAAAATTGGTTGAGAAAAGAGGCTACCAAGAATATGCCGTTTTTTGGGCCTGTGGAAATCAAGAATTTATTCAACACGATGCCGAGCCGGGAATTCCTCAAAATTATTGGCGACAACCTACTTTAAATGGGTTTAATCAAGGTGATTTTGAAGCAAAATGGATTCCTGCATCGCTCAACTGCATTTCGGGCGATATTGACAATTCTCACAACAAAGCAGACGAAAAACCTGAACAATGGATTAAAGGATATTATTTCATCATTACAAACAATTCAAATCGTGATATTGCTTTCCCAGACGCAAATGGAAATATTTCCACGATAGAAACACACAAAGCATTGCCAAGCGTTTGTCCGGGTTGTGGTGTAAATCACCAAAAAAGAAGGCAAGATTGGAACAAAAGCAAAACTTCTACTATTCGTGGTTTCAGAACCGGTTTCGCCAAAACAACTCAAATGTTTGCAAAAGAGTTGATGTATCAACTTCCAAGCAACGAAGAGGAAAGAAAATTAGTTGTGTTTTCTGATAGTCGTGAAGATGCGGCACAAGTTGCAAACGGAATTGAACGCAATCACTTTACTGATTTAATGCGTGAAATTTTAGTGAATGAACTGCATTCAAGTTTAATGTTACGCTTCCAAATTTTGTGTGCTTTTGATAATGGAGATACTGCCAAACAGGAAGAACTGAAACAGCAATCGCAAACAACTTTTGATGAGATAGAATACTTGGTTGACAATTCAAGTTATAATGGGAGTAACACAAATAAGTTGCGAGAAAAACAAGAAGCAGAGGCGAAATTGAACGAAGTTCGTTTACTTACTCTCAATGTAAGAAGTTTAGTTGATATTACTAATTCAATAAATCTCGCACCGCTTGTAAAGCGTTTTGTTGAGTTGGGGATAAATCCAGGAGGAAACGACATTTCTTTACAAACAAGAGTGCTGAATAATAATTTTGTCCCTTGGTTTGACCTTATTGATTTTACAGATTTTCAATGGGCAAACGGAGCAGATCAATCATACATAAACGATTTGAAAGAAGGTTCTTTTGACGGACTCGCATCGATGTTCTTTGGTTCACTGTTCTATTCGTTTGAATCTTCTGCATTGGGTTATGTGTGTATAAATCCGGAATTAGAAGTTGTAGCAGACCAAGCGAGAGCGGTTGCTTTAGCAAAAGATGAGTTTTTCCAAATTGTAAATTCTACCATTAGGATTTTAGGGGACAAGTACAAACATAACAAAGTTGAAGATGCAAGTCCTTTCAATTTCACACAATACAATGATTTTCCGGGACAAGTAAAAAAGTACATTCGTGCCGTTGCAAATAGGTTTTCAAAACAAGAAAATGAAATAGGAACAGCTGTCTTCAATACACTTTCAACAAGTAGTGTATTGAGAGGCGACACAGGAATTCAAATTGAAAACCTTTTCATAAAAATTGCACAAGCAACCGATAAAGTATGGACAAGTACAAGAGGAAATAGGCCACATTTGCATTTTAGTGGAGGCATTTGCACTCATTCTGTGACAGCGTTACAAACGCCACATAGCAAAATTTGTGATGATATTTGGAAAGAAAATTACCTTTCTTACAATGCAATTAAACAACAACGTCCGCCAATCCGTTTGCATTGTGAAGAACTTACCGGACAGACAGACGACCAATTTGAAAGACAACGGCATTTTAGAAATATCATTTTGCCAGATGAAGGCAATAGACAAGTAAAAGCAATTGATTTGTTGAGCGTAACGACAACACTTGAAGTTGGGGTTGATATTGGAGCATTACAAGCCGTGATGTTGGGAAATATGCCGCCTCAACGTTTCAATTATCAACAAAGAGTTGGTCGTGCAGGTCGTAGAGGGCAAGCCTATTCCGTGATTTTGACTTTTTGCAGAGGTAGAAGCCACGATGAATTTTATTTTGCAAACCCTCAAAAAATCACAGGTGATGCACCGCCAACACCTTTCTTGACAATGGGACAAGAGCGGATTTTTAAACGTTTGCTTGCGAAAGAAATTTTAAGGAGAGCATACGTTGAAAAAGATATTGATGTTAGTTCTGATGAAAAATCAAGTGTTCACGGAGAGTTTGGCTCTACTGATAGTTGGGACACATACAAAACAGAAATTATAGATTGGATAAACAATAACAAAGTGGCGATTGGATCAACGGTTGATGCTTTGCTAACAGAACAACTAAAAGAGAAAAGAGAAGAATTTATCAATTGGGTTGTAGACACAACAACCCCAAATGGATTGATTGGGAAAGCTCAAAGTATAAGAAATAACGAAGAAATTGCAACAAACGATATTTCTGAAAAGTTTGCCGAAGGCGGGATTTTACCAATGTTCGGGATGCCAACTACAGTTAAAAACTTGTATCACGGTATAAACAGAAAACTTGAGCCACTTTCAATAGACCGAGCGCAAGCAATGGCTATTTATGAATTTGCACCGGGTGCACAGAAAACAAAAGACAAGGCAATTCATCAGGTTATTGGTTTTACAAGTGATTTTATCAATACACGTAGAAACGGAAATCAAATTGTAACAAATGTTGAAACCAACAACTTGCTTCCGTTTTCATTAAACCGTTGGTTTGTTCGTTGTAGGTCTTGCGGATTTTTTGAAACATATTCGGAAGAGCGAAAAGTAGAATTGGAAAACCAAAACCAATTTGATGTTTGTCCAAATTGTGGTGAAGACAACCCCAATAAATATCAACGACCTTTTATGCTGAAATCACCAAGAGGATACAGAACAAATCTTTCAGTAGGAAGCGACACCAAAGATGATTCAGAATTTTTGCTTTCACGGCCACCAATTTTTGCAGAAAAAATCGGTTCAGCAAATACGGAAAAAATAAATAATGCCTCAATTTCCATTTCAGATAACGATGTTACTTGGAGAGTAAATACAAATTCCGATAAGTTTTTCACGGGAAAACTTTACAACACAAACAACAAATTTCCTTTCAATCAAAACGGATTTTGGTTTAATAATCAATGGCTCTTGAATGATTTAGCCGTACCGACAAATGACAGCAATGGTTATTCCATGTTTGTTCAACAAAACGCAACAAGTACAGACGAGCAAATTGCGTTAGCAAGCAATAAAAATACAGAAATATTCAGAATAGCACCTTCGATTATTCCTTTGGAACTTGACTTGAATATGTTTTTTAGTGAAACAGATTTGCCACACGTTAAAGCACAAAGCAACGGTGTTCGCTCAGGATATTATTCAGCCGCTTTTTTGCTTCAACGGATTTTGGCTGACAGACTTGATGTTGACCCAACCGAAATTGAAATTGCTGACATTTCAATGAAAGTGCTTGAAGACGGTACAAACAGAAGAATTGCAGAAATTATTTTGACTGATGAATTGCCAAATGGTTCGGGCTTTGTGAGATTTTTATACAACGATTTTCAAAACATTCTTTCGGAAGCAATGGAACCAAGTAATATGAATAGTTATTTAGGAAAAATTCATTCACAAATACATCAGACAAAATGTGATGATGCTTGTTACGATTGCTTGAAAGTATATAGGAATATGAATTATCACAGTTTGCTTGATTGGCGATTAGGTTTATCAATGCTCCGTGTGATGAATGATTCAACTTTCGTTTGTGGTGCTGATGGAAATTTCAACTTTGTCGAATTACAAGATTGGCTTGCTTTTGCAAAAGAGTTGAGAAATGGTTTTGCTCAAAGTTTTGGCTTCTCACATACAGCAGAAATAAAAGGTTTGCCAACTATCAAATTTGGAAAAAATCAGAAACACATCATAATGATTGTTCACCCATTTTGGGATTTGAGAAATATCAGGGAAGCAAATTGGTTAGCAGAAACCAAAGCAGAGATTGACGAATATGTTGCTCAAAGTGGTGGCTGCATTAGCATAATTGATACATTCAACTTGCATCGCAGACCCGGTTGGTGTTACGAAAGATTAGTAATCAGATGA
- a CDS encoding PD-(D/E)XK nuclease family protein: MMNKIGDINFKEIKRISPSQFYSMKNCAYKSLLAEAFDKKPLLPLSPNAYFGTILHKILELITKGIVKNEDDFNTEFDKQLKIVEDDLQENGFGFFVPLQKKLRNFGLKKIQLKKHLRNKPKQQTNLGVVNFYSERWFESEDKLIGGKVDLIIENNDNIEIIDFKTGAITQDCLDDEGELYSDVKEEYKEQLKIYAYLYFEKTNRFPTSLSLVDLANQQFMVAFSEEECKIIYDEAKKLLKATNNCISTKSFSVTLTEVNCKYCLYRPACSFFVRKLETDFSFNDVFGEIKDVKKFQNGNVSVFLQNGTKQLTIKNFNSEKFDELSDKIKKKISIYNLRKESTDFVYSVTDTTMIYEQI, encoded by the coding sequence ATGATGAACAAAATTGGAGATATAAATTTTAAAGAAATCAAACGTATTTCGCCAAGCCAGTTTTATTCAATGAAAAATTGTGCTTACAAATCTTTATTGGCAGAAGCATTTGATAAGAAGCCTTTACTTCCGCTTTCGCCTAATGCCTATTTCGGTACAATATTGCACAAAATACTTGAATTGATTACAAAAGGAATTGTAAAAAATGAAGATGATTTTAATACGGAGTTTGATAAGCAATTGAAAATTGTTGAAGATGATTTGCAGGAAAATGGTTTTGGATTTTTCGTTCCACTCCAAAAGAAGTTAAGAAATTTCGGTCTAAAAAAAATCCAATTAAAAAAACATTTAAGAAACAAACCTAAACAACAAACGAATTTAGGTGTCGTAAATTTTTATTCTGAAAGATGGTTTGAATCTGAGGATAAATTGATTGGAGGGAAAGTTGATTTAATAATTGAGAATAACGATAATATAGAAATTATAGACTTTAAAACCGGAGCGATTACACAAGATTGTTTAGATGATGAGGGAGAGTTATATTCTGATGTAAAAGAAGAATACAAAGAGCAACTTAAAATTTATGCCTATTTGTATTTTGAAAAAACGAATAGGTTTCCAACGAGTTTAAGCTTAGTTGATTTAGCAAATCAACAGTTTATGGTTGCGTTTTCCGAAGAAGAATGTAAAATAATCTATGACGAAGCAAAAAAACTTTTAAAGGCAACGAATAACTGTATAAGTACAAAATCATTTTCAGTTACTCTAACAGAAGTAAACTGCAAGTATTGTTTATATAGGCCAGCCTGTTCTTTTTTTGTCAGAAAACTTGAAACTGATTTTTCATTCAATGATGTTTTCGGCGAAATTAAAGACGTAAAGAAATTCCAAAATGGAAATGTTAGTGTGTTTTTACAAAATGGAACAAAACAATTAACCATAAAAAACTTTAATTCTGAAAAATTTGACGAATTAAGCGATAAAATAAAGAAAAAAATAAGTATTTACAATTTGAGAAAAGAATCAACAGATTTTGTCTATTCTGTTACCGACACGACAATGATTTATGAACAAATTTAA
- a CDS encoding DNA cytosine methyltransferase encodes MNKFNEHKIPVLSFYSGGGFMDMGFEKAGFEIVWTNEFDKVFAKLHAAGITSWRKSRGNGIKAEIFNTKSITDVKSNEIIKEAFPNGKPEHFGIIGGPPCQDFSMNGSRKGFEGERGKLTIVFFDKILELKPTFFVMENVTGLTKRKETKEFLQALLKRIENEYYVDHAKLNSLDFGVPQHRERIFFVGIRKEFLDGKIVEQGSFGKWFPFPINEKYQNALTKYNWGKQVEFGAPVIKSKDVPIELCVEKCLVPQNQINLTPNANEFFNLHVSEEKLCAINEGETNRPSFKRLHRFKYSPTTCYGNNEVHLHPYEHRRLSVREALRIQGVPDEYVLPEELPLTKKFKMIGNGVPVPLAEAVADAVLEFIYKNIIKMKVIDQSFRNI; translated from the coding sequence ATGAACAAATTTAACGAACATAAAATTCCCGTTCTCTCCTTTTATTCCGGGGGAGGATTTATGGATATGGGCTTTGAGAAAGCTGGTTTTGAAATTGTTTGGACGAATGAGTTCGATAAAGTGTTTGCAAAACTTCATGCAGCTGGAATTACTTCATGGAGAAAATCTCGAGGAAATGGAATTAAAGCAGAAATTTTTAATACGAAATCAATTACTGACGTAAAATCAAACGAAATAATCAAAGAAGCATTTCCTAATGGAAAACCAGAACATTTTGGAATAATTGGTGGTCCACCTTGCCAAGACTTTAGTATGAATGGTTCGCGAAAAGGTTTTGAGGGAGAGAGAGGTAAACTTACGATTGTTTTTTTTGATAAGATTTTGGAATTGAAACCTACCTTTTTCGTGATGGAAAATGTAACAGGTTTAACAAAAAGGAAAGAAACAAAGGAATTTTTGCAAGCGCTGTTGAAAAGAATCGAGAACGAATATTACGTCGACCATGCGAAGTTAAACTCATTGGATTTTGGTGTTCCTCAACACCGAGAAAGAATTTTTTTTGTTGGAATTAGAAAAGAATTTCTTGATGGAAAAATTGTTGAACAAGGTTCTTTTGGTAAATGGTTCCCTTTTCCAATAAATGAAAAATATCAAAATGCTTTAACCAAATATAATTGGGGCAAACAAGTTGAATTTGGTGCGCCCGTGATTAAATCTAAAGATGTGCCAATTGAGCTGTGTGTTGAAAAATGTCTTGTGCCACAAAACCAGATAAATTTGACTCCTAACGCAAATGAATTTTTCAATTTGCACGTGAGCGAAGAGAAATTATGTGCAATTAACGAAGGTGAAACAAATAGGCCCTCCTTTAAGCGTCTTCACCGTTTCAAATATAGCCCTACAACTTGTTACGGTAATAATGAAGTTCATTTACACCCTTACGAGCACAGACGTTTGTCTGTACGTGAAGCATTGAGGATACAAGGAGTGCCTGATGAATACGTTTTACCGGAGGAATTACCCTTGACAAAGAAATTCAAGATGATAGGAAACGGTGTCCCTGTTCCGCTCGCAGAGGCTGTTGCGGATGCGGTATTGGAGTTTATTTATAAGAACATAATCAAAATGAAAGTGATCGATCAAAGTTTTAGAAATATCTAA
- a CDS encoding AraC family transcriptional regulator, translating to MKPVFSKILDTRINDMYGIKVVDEPYFSTDFHFHEECQLVYLVESEGRVMIGDSIDDFGRDELIFIGSNLPHVWHNNNEYFNSDITGLRAKSASLFLHPDKILEIFKEPSSIQKLKQFFQRGKRGVKFGSETKKEVKVLLLKMVQVNDEFKRMMLLLEILNLICHCSDFQLLSSPGYANSFQLKDNDRIDKILRYVFDNFSNEISLDQAAELINMNKQAFCRYFKKRTQKTFVTFINEVRVGHACKLMKTNDLRVGELAYSCGFKSLTNFTKSFKSIKGITPKEYKKLLTDQ from the coding sequence ATGAAACCCGTATTCTCTAAGATCCTCGACACCAGAATCAATGACATGTATGGAATAAAGGTAGTCGATGAACCTTATTTTTCTACCGATTTCCATTTTCATGAAGAGTGCCAGCTGGTGTATCTTGTGGAAAGTGAGGGACGTGTAATGATTGGAGATAGTATCGATGATTTCGGTCGTGATGAATTGATATTTATAGGATCCAATCTTCCGCATGTATGGCACAACAATAATGAATACTTTAATTCTGATATTACGGGATTGAGAGCGAAATCAGCTTCTCTCTTTTTACATCCCGACAAAATTCTTGAAATATTCAAAGAACCATCGAGTATACAAAAGCTTAAGCAGTTTTTTCAGAGAGGAAAACGTGGCGTAAAGTTCGGTAGTGAAACAAAAAAGGAGGTGAAAGTACTTCTTTTGAAAATGGTACAGGTCAATGATGAATTCAAAAGAATGATGTTGTTGCTGGAAATTCTCAACCTTATATGTCATTGTTCTGATTTTCAATTACTTTCCAGTCCCGGATATGCAAATAGCTTTCAGCTTAAGGATAATGATCGGATAGATAAGATTTTACGTTATGTATTCGATAATTTTTCTAATGAAATTTCGTTGGATCAAGCTGCAGAGCTAATCAATATGAATAAACAGGCTTTTTGCAGATATTTTAAAAAAAGAACACAGAAAACCTTTGTCACATTCATTAATGAGGTAAGAGTTGGTCATGCTTGTAAATTAATGAAAACAAATGACTTAAGAGTAGGTGAATTAGCCTATTCCTGCGGTTTCAAATCGCTTACCAATTTCACGAAATCTTTCAAATCTATTAAGGGTATCACACCAAAGGAATATAAAAAACTATTAACAGACCAATAG
- a CDS encoding alpha-L-fucosidase, with protein MKINKIWAVLLLLLNFGELHTQIEAQENKNVYKRNPVVTKTINEYMDMSLGMFIHWGPVSLRGTEIGWSRDKEVSKADYDSLYKEFDPVLFNADSIVRLAKNAGMKYLTITARHHDGFCLWPTKFTDYNIQNTPFRKDIVGALNEACKKQGIKFCIYYSILDWWHPEYPIHSAHNQTIDPKADMSKYFTYMKNQLKELITAYDPYMLWFDGGWESPWTNAMGTELYTYLKALKPNLIVNNRLGKEIAGTENKEINFNDMIGDFDTPEQVVGRMNMEVPWESCFTICNQWSWKPNDKMKTLNESLRILSKTIGGNGNLLLNIGPMPDGRIEARQILRLTEIGNWIRTNQEAVYETKGGPYYPNDEYASTRKGNKIFLHILNTELKSLELPNIPGRKILNVRTIDGNNIETEKGRDTYTLKLPEKLQSKTIYVVVVELDAETENLALLK; from the coding sequence ATGAAGATTAACAAAATTTGGGCTGTTCTTCTATTGCTATTGAATTTCGGGGAACTGCATACTCAAATCGAGGCGCAGGAGAATAAAAATGTATACAAAAGAAATCCTGTAGTTACAAAAACTATAAATGAATACATGGACATGAGCCTGGGTATGTTTATACACTGGGGGCCGGTTAGTCTACGAGGGACAGAGATCGGTTGGTCCAGAGACAAAGAGGTTTCTAAAGCGGATTACGATAGTTTGTATAAAGAATTTGATCCGGTACTTTTCAATGCGGATTCGATCGTCCGGCTAGCCAAAAATGCCGGAATGAAATACCTTACAATTACAGCCCGACATCATGATGGATTCTGTCTTTGGCCTACTAAATTCACTGATTACAATATACAAAACACACCTTTTAGGAAAGATATTGTCGGGGCATTAAATGAAGCCTGCAAAAAGCAAGGAATCAAATTTTGTATCTATTACAGTATTTTAGATTGGTGGCATCCGGAATACCCGATTCATTCTGCACATAACCAGACAATTGACCCTAAGGCCGATATGAGCAAATATTTCACCTATATGAAAAATCAGCTCAAAGAATTGATTACAGCCTATGATCCCTACATGCTCTGGTTTGACGGAGGTTGGGAGTCTCCCTGGACAAACGCCATGGGAACAGAACTTTATACGTATCTCAAAGCGCTTAAACCAAATCTTATTGTCAACAACAGGCTTGGAAAAGAAATTGCAGGAACGGAAAATAAGGAGATCAATTTCAATGATATGATAGGTGATTTTGACACACCTGAACAAGTAGTTGGAAGAATGAACATGGAAGTTCCCTGGGAAAGTTGTTTTACGATCTGCAATCAATGGTCCTGGAAACCTAACGATAAAATGAAAACCTTAAATGAGAGTTTGCGTATCCTATCGAAGACTATTGGAGGCAATGGTAATCTTTTATTAAATATAGGTCCGATGCCTGACGGAAGGATTGAAGCAAGGCAGATTCTTCGCCTTACAGAAATTGGAAACTGGATCAGAACTAATCAGGAAGCGGTTTATGAAACAAAGGGCGGTCCCTATTATCCAAATGATGAATATGCTTCAACCAGAAAAGGCAATAAAATATTTTTGCATATTCTGAATACGGAATTAAAAAGTCTTGAGCTGCCAAATATTCCCGGAAGAAAAATTTTAAATGTACGTACTATAGACGGAAATAATATAGAAACAGAAAAAGGAAGAGATACGTATACGCTAAAGCTTCCTGAAAAGTTACAAAGCAAAACAATCTATGTTGTCGTTGTGGAGTTGGATGCCGAAACGGAAAATCTGGCATTACTGAAATAA